A genomic window from Agreia sp. COWG includes:
- a CDS encoding glycosyltransferase — MENHPDRQLRIVFSFPRGRGHLAPLLPIARRAAAVGHQTALIGAREAVLEQTGFTRLVPRDIRLPSSTAGTGAMRPFDAERVLQKVEEVFLGQAAYGALIDVYGLLTEWSADVLVCGEFDFGAMTAAEEAGIPCVVVTAFATASNTWRDSIRVPIQQLRFAAGLAPDPHLTMLDGALTVVPATATMRPDSDFGGPVMRLRPTPAEIAAPHPAAAWFRAGDEALRVYITLGTEFNTSSGDLFTRILEGVAGLPARILVTTGPWVDPRTIEPRAGLGPSAVRVEHYVPQAEVMECADLIVNHGGSGSIVGALHAGVPVIVFPLGADQVPNARYVEAVGAGVMMSAASATPDEIGEIASQIASTPGYRSAARAAGEELRSLPAVEEVVAAIEHVAARS; from the coding sequence ATGGAGAACCACCCCGATCGGCAGCTGCGCATCGTCTTCTCCTTTCCCCGGGGGCGGGGGCACCTCGCGCCGCTTCTGCCGATTGCACGCCGGGCAGCCGCCGTGGGGCATCAGACCGCACTGATCGGTGCCCGAGAAGCCGTTCTCGAGCAGACCGGCTTCACGCGACTCGTCCCCCGCGACATCCGGCTGCCGTCGAGCACCGCCGGCACGGGCGCCATGAGGCCCTTCGACGCGGAACGGGTGCTGCAGAAGGTGGAGGAGGTTTTCCTCGGCCAGGCGGCCTACGGCGCATTGATCGACGTCTATGGGCTTCTGACCGAGTGGTCCGCCGACGTTCTCGTGTGCGGCGAGTTCGATTTCGGCGCGATGACGGCCGCCGAGGAGGCCGGCATCCCGTGCGTCGTCGTGACCGCATTCGCCACCGCGAGCAACACCTGGAGGGACTCCATCCGGGTGCCGATCCAGCAGCTTCGCTTCGCAGCGGGGCTCGCACCCGACCCGCACTTGACCATGTTGGACGGAGCACTGACGGTGGTGCCCGCCACCGCCACGATGCGTCCAGACTCCGACTTTGGCGGCCCCGTAATGCGGCTTCGACCCACCCCGGCCGAGATCGCCGCGCCACACCCCGCCGCCGCCTGGTTCCGAGCCGGCGACGAGGCCCTGCGCGTCTACATCACTCTCGGCACAGAGTTCAACACCAGCTCGGGCGACCTGTTCACTCGCATTCTCGAGGGGGTGGCCGGACTGCCCGCCCGCATCCTGGTCACCACGGGGCCCTGGGTAGACCCGCGAACCATCGAACCGCGCGCCGGCCTCGGACCCAGCGCGGTGCGGGTGGAGCACTACGTGCCGCAGGCCGAGGTCATGGAGTGCGCCGACCTCATCGTGAACCACGGGGGGTCCGGATCCATCGTCGGAGCTCTGCATGCCGGCGTGCCGGTGATCGTTTTTCCGCTGGGAGCCGACCAGGTGCCGAATGCCAGATACGTCGAGGCCGTCGGGGCGGGCGTCATGATGAGCGCGGCATCCGCCACCCCTGACGAGATCGGGGAGATCGCATCCCAGATCGCCTCGACGCCGGGATATCGCTCGGCCGCTCGCGCCGCCGGCGAGGAACTCCGCTCGCTTCCGGCGGTCGAGGAGGTCGTGGCAGCCATCGAGCACGTCGCGGCTCGCTCGTAG
- a CDS encoding glycoside hydrolase family 15 protein encodes MSLDIEDYALISDCHSAALVGKDGSIDWLCLPRYDSQSLFGALLGDVEHGRWIISPSDTQATSTRSYDGDTFILVTTWTTSTGVAEVIDFMPHGGSRADVIRIVRGISGRVEMVEELVIRFGYATAVPWVRQSHDDERSELLAIAGPDALVRRGPWLTASDNRHHGTYVVSQGTQIDISLTWYPSHREPPKSLDHNESLAETRSWWCTWSKSIVHDGPYSAAVMRSLLVLRALTNEETGGIVAAATTSLPEEAGGERNWDYRYVWLRDASLTLQVLLSHGFAAGALNWRNWLLRAIAGDPADVQIMYGIGGERQLPEQVIESLPGYRGAQPVRVGNGAALQYQADVIGEVMMALHEARVVCPHEPDCSWPLQRALMKFVGANAQRPDNGIWEVRGELRHFTHSRVMIWVALDRAIRAVREFGLDGPVELWEEKREEVRAEIETYGWNAERGTYTQYYGSTEVDASLLLLPQSGFCAPTDPRMLGTVAAIESDLMSDGLLMRYRTETEVDGLAGGEHPFLACSFWLVEQWAGSGRVNDAVTLMDRLVSFTNDVGLLSEEYDPATGRQMGNTPQALSHLALVRAADAIARHSSAATEETPSESKRGSVALD; translated from the coding sequence ATGAGCCTCGACATCGAAGATTACGCACTCATCAGTGACTGCCACTCGGCTGCTCTCGTAGGAAAAGACGGCAGTATCGATTGGCTCTGCCTCCCTCGATACGACTCGCAGTCACTCTTCGGTGCCCTGCTGGGCGACGTGGAGCACGGACGGTGGATCATCTCCCCTTCAGACACCCAAGCCACATCGACCCGCAGTTACGACGGCGACACCTTCATTCTCGTCACCACCTGGACTACCTCGACAGGAGTTGCGGAGGTCATCGATTTCATGCCGCACGGGGGCAGTCGAGCCGACGTTATTCGAATCGTTCGAGGAATCTCAGGGCGCGTCGAGATGGTCGAGGAGCTCGTGATCCGGTTCGGCTATGCAACCGCCGTTCCATGGGTTCGGCAATCGCACGACGACGAACGCTCCGAGTTGTTGGCGATCGCGGGACCGGACGCATTAGTTCGTCGAGGTCCGTGGCTCACGGCGAGCGACAATCGGCATCATGGCACGTACGTGGTCAGCCAGGGAACGCAGATCGATATCTCACTTACCTGGTACCCCTCGCATCGCGAACCCCCGAAGTCACTAGACCATAACGAGAGCCTCGCGGAGACGAGATCATGGTGGTGCACGTGGTCGAAGTCGATCGTGCACGACGGACCATACTCTGCAGCTGTAATGCGTTCGCTTCTCGTACTGCGCGCACTCACCAACGAGGAAACGGGCGGAATTGTTGCAGCCGCGACAACCTCGCTCCCTGAGGAGGCTGGGGGCGAGCGCAACTGGGACTACCGCTACGTATGGCTTCGTGATGCGTCTCTGACGCTTCAGGTTCTGCTCTCTCACGGCTTCGCGGCAGGGGCGTTGAACTGGCGTAACTGGTTGCTGAGGGCAATCGCGGGCGACCCGGCAGATGTACAGATCATGTATGGGATCGGCGGCGAGAGGCAATTGCCTGAACAGGTGATCGAGAGCCTGCCCGGATACCGAGGAGCCCAACCTGTTCGCGTCGGCAACGGTGCAGCCTTGCAATATCAGGCTGATGTGATCGGGGAGGTCATGATGGCCCTCCATGAGGCGCGGGTGGTCTGCCCACACGAACCCGACTGCAGCTGGCCTCTCCAACGCGCACTGATGAAGTTCGTCGGTGCGAACGCGCAGCGACCCGATAACGGCATCTGGGAGGTTCGGGGCGAGCTCCGTCACTTCACTCATTCACGGGTGATGATCTGGGTTGCCCTCGACCGCGCGATCCGGGCCGTTCGGGAGTTCGGCCTCGACGGTCCTGTGGAACTGTGGGAGGAGAAACGAGAAGAAGTGCGCGCGGAGATCGAGACCTACGGCTGGAATGCCGAACGGGGTACCTATACGCAGTATTACGGAAGCACCGAGGTCGACGCCTCCCTGCTTCTGCTGCCGCAGAGCGGCTTCTGTGCGCCCACCGACCCACGCATGCTCGGCACCGTCGCCGCCATTGAGAGCGATTTGATGAGCGACGGGCTCTTGATGCGTTATCGAACGGAAACCGAGGTCGACGGGCTGGCCGGCGGTGAGCATCCTTTTCTTGCCTGCTCGTTCTGGCTCGTCGAGCAGTGGGCGGGTTCGGGCAGGGTAAACGACGCGGTCACGCTGATGGATCGGCTGGTTTCGTTCACGAACGACGTGGGGCTGCTGTCCGAAGAGTACGACCCGGCGACCGGTCGCCAGATGGGCAACACCCCGCAGGCTCTTTCCCACCTGGCGCTTGTCCGGGCCGCAGACGCGATCGCTCGGCACTCGTCTGCCGCGACAGAAGAGACGCCGAGCGAGTCTAAGAGGGGGTCGGTCGCCCTCGATTGA
- a CDS encoding sugar porter family MFS transporter, whose product MSANVASKVAGRQGVHRGYLVKLTIISTLGGLLFGYDTGVISGALLYMKDALNMNSVEEALVVSALLFPGAAAGAILGGRMSDWLGRRGSLLVCAGLFLVGALACSLAPNVTLMVIARIILGLGVGAAAVTCPLYLAEMAPAHLRGRMVTINELMIVTGQMLAFAINAALDALIQDPGVWRVMLAVATIPALALLIGMLVLPESPRWLGLKGRFQESKRILELSRSSSEASAEYGEITDAAAAAGKEKGRAFRDLKTYRWMRRLLYVGCGLAVVQQATGINTVNYYAPTILESSGLGVSAALVATIGIGVTSVVTTILGIWLLGFVGRKKMLMIGFSGVVGAQALLALAFTLPQSDAVSYLILACMMLFVAFVQCFIGTCVWLLLSEIFPLAIRGFAMGIAVFVLWTVNAAISFAFPIVNEALGSTGTFALFVVVNIISLIFVARTVPETKGRSLEQIENDFRTQAIPVVS is encoded by the coding sequence ATGTCCGCAAACGTGGCTAGCAAGGTTGCCGGTCGCCAGGGGGTCCACCGTGGCTACCTCGTCAAACTCACCATTATTTCTACGCTCGGTGGCCTTCTGTTCGGCTACGACACCGGCGTGATCTCGGGCGCGCTCCTGTACATGAAGGACGCGCTGAACATGAACTCGGTGGAAGAGGCGCTCGTCGTCTCGGCCCTCTTGTTCCCGGGTGCCGCCGCCGGGGCCATCCTCGGTGGCCGGATGTCCGACTGGCTCGGGCGCCGCGGGTCACTGCTCGTCTGCGCAGGGCTGTTCCTCGTCGGCGCACTCGCCTGCTCTCTGGCACCGAATGTGACGCTGATGGTCATCGCCCGAATCATCCTGGGACTCGGCGTGGGCGCGGCTGCCGTCACCTGCCCGTTGTACCTGGCCGAGATGGCCCCGGCGCACCTGCGCGGTCGCATGGTCACCATCAACGAACTCATGATCGTGACCGGCCAGATGCTCGCCTTCGCTATCAACGCAGCGCTCGACGCGCTCATCCAGGACCCCGGTGTGTGGCGGGTCATGCTCGCGGTCGCCACGATTCCGGCGCTGGCTCTGCTCATCGGCATGCTCGTGCTTCCTGAATCACCCCGCTGGCTCGGGCTGAAGGGTCGATTCCAGGAGTCCAAGCGCATCCTCGAACTCAGCCGCTCCTCGTCAGAGGCATCGGCCGAATACGGCGAGATCACCGACGCGGCTGCGGCTGCGGGCAAGGAGAAGGGTCGAGCCTTCCGTGACCTGAAGACGTACAGGTGGATGCGGCGGTTGCTCTACGTGGGCTGCGGGCTGGCCGTGGTGCAGCAGGCGACAGGGATCAACACCGTGAACTACTACGCGCCGACCATCCTCGAATCGAGCGGCCTGGGTGTCAGTGCGGCCCTGGTGGCGACCATCGGCATCGGAGTCACCAGTGTCGTGACGACCATCCTGGGTATCTGGCTATTGGGCTTCGTCGGGCGCAAGAAGATGCTCATGATCGGATTCTCGGGAGTGGTCGGGGCTCAGGCGCTCCTGGCGCTCGCGTTCACGCTTCCGCAGTCGGATGCGGTGAGCTACCTGATTTTGGCCTGCATGATGCTCTTCGTCGCCTTCGTGCAGTGCTTCATCGGAACCTGCGTGTGGCTGCTGCTGTCCGAGATCTTCCCCCTCGCCATCCGCGGCTTCGCCATGGGAATCGCGGTCTTCGTGCTCTGGACGGTCAATGCGGCCATCTCGTTCGCGTTCCCCATCGTGAACGAGGCGCTGGGCTCTACGGGAACGTTCGCACTCTTCGTCGTCGTCAACATCATCTCGTTGATCTTCGTGGCCCGCACTGTTCCCGAGACCAAGGGGCGCTCGCTCGAGCAGATCGAGAACGACTTCCGCACGCAGGCCATCCCGGTGGTCAGCTAG
- a CDS encoding cation transporter has protein sequence MTNTITQPDARRRVLQRRIRWIVGATIAYNLVEAIVAITAGTIASSAALIGFGLDSVIEVLSAAAVAWQFTRKDPERWEKGTLRVIAIAFFALAAYVMVSSAVALAGQQQVQHSALGIVITALSVVIMPFLSLAERRAGRELGSATAVADSKQTLICTYLSAAVLLGLVANSLFGWWWADAIAGLVIAVFAIREGVEAWRGDTCATSVGMLLEGDD, from the coding sequence ATGACGAACACGATCACGCAGCCGGATGCCCGTCGTCGCGTTCTGCAGAGGCGCATCCGCTGGATCGTCGGTGCGACCATCGCCTACAACCTTGTCGAAGCCATCGTTGCGATCACGGCGGGCACGATCGCCTCGTCTGCGGCCCTGATCGGCTTCGGCCTCGACTCGGTCATCGAGGTGCTGTCGGCCGCCGCCGTGGCCTGGCAGTTCACCCGCAAAGACCCGGAGCGCTGGGAGAAGGGCACGCTGCGGGTCATCGCGATCGCCTTCTTCGCCCTCGCCGCCTATGTGATGGTCTCGTCGGCGGTCGCCCTCGCCGGGCAGCAACAGGTGCAGCACTCGGCGCTCGGCATCGTGATCACCGCGCTCAGCGTCGTGATCATGCCCTTTCTCTCACTCGCCGAGCGCCGGGCTGGTCGCGAACTCGGCTCGGCAACCGCCGTCGCGGACTCGAAGCAAACCCTGATCTGTACTTACCTCTCTGCCGCCGTTCTGCTCGGTCTGGTCGCGAACAGCCTCTTCGGCTGGTGGTGGGCCGACGCGATCGCCGGGCTCGTGATCGCCGTCTTCGCGATTCGCGAGGGCGTCGAGGCGTGGCGCGGCGACACCTGCGCGACGTCGGTCGGGATGCTGCTCGAGGGCGACGACTAG
- a CDS encoding isochorismatase family protein, producing the protein MPSQTALLVIDLQVGVVAGCVDAAAVLNRTATLVHRARAEGVPVVWVHDHDEFVEGTEAWNLAPPLAREPGEPLVRKAYRDSFAGTDLAQILETLGVTHLVVAGAQSDFCIRTTTQAAALRGFDVTLVSDAHTTGDAEYDGVELTGAQIVAHTNIYFSGLRYPGQRFGTATHDRVALSAHQTP; encoded by the coding sequence ATGCCTTCACAGACAGCACTTCTCGTCATCGACCTGCAGGTCGGAGTCGTGGCCGGCTGCGTCGACGCCGCCGCCGTGCTCAACCGCACCGCGACGCTCGTGCACCGCGCTCGCGCCGAGGGTGTTCCTGTGGTCTGGGTTCACGATCACGACGAGTTCGTGGAGGGCACAGAAGCGTGGAACCTCGCCCCGCCGCTCGCGAGGGAGCCTGGTGAACCGCTGGTGCGCAAGGCCTACCGAGACTCGTTCGCAGGCACCGACCTCGCGCAGATTCTCGAGACCCTGGGCGTGACGCACCTCGTGGTCGCCGGGGCGCAGAGCGATTTCTGCATTCGCACGACGACCCAGGCGGCTGCGTTGCGCGGATTCGACGTGACCCTGGTCTCCGACGCGCACACGACCGGCGATGCCGAATACGACGGAGTCGAGCTGACCGGTGCGCAGATCGTTGCACACACCAACATATATTTCAGTGGCCTGCGCTATCCCGGTCAGCGCTTCGGCACCGCGACGCACGACCGCGTGGCACTCTCGGCCCACCAAACGCCCTAG
- a CDS encoding ABC transporter permease: MSENPPEAISTRTVHSAWIAPTLTALLIGMVFVAVYVGLQRAPEPDSIPVAVVGSSLQHQVAAGLGDRVDVTEVDSVGAGRRLVQDGTTVGVLAVDAAGTVQLDYASAAGLSESGAVRAMTQGFAKAAHLKVRESDTVPLVRYDSLGLVSFYVIFGVTLSSFILAQALSGNAARVRLRHRLLIMVGFAVLIGIAAAVIAGPVYGAVKVPFPALAGVLVLLSAASAFGTKALVTWLGSAGVGIAVLLLTVAGNATSGASIGFNLLPKWAQLLSDVLPQGAAVRALQSAGYFDGSAVWQSVAVLACWAVIGFGLVVAHGERTARNRRRSDRSGHPAHLAAIARRTAAPAWVR, from the coding sequence ATGAGTGAAAACCCCCCGGAGGCCATCTCGACCCGGACGGTCCATAGTGCGTGGATCGCACCCACTCTGACGGCGTTGCTGATCGGGATGGTGTTCGTCGCCGTCTATGTGGGCCTCCAGCGCGCCCCGGAGCCAGACAGCATTCCCGTCGCCGTCGTTGGATCGAGCCTGCAACACCAGGTCGCGGCAGGGCTGGGTGATCGTGTCGACGTGACCGAGGTGGACTCCGTCGGGGCCGGACGTCGCCTCGTCCAAGACGGAACCACCGTGGGCGTTCTGGCCGTCGACGCCGCTGGGACCGTTCAGCTCGACTATGCCAGCGCGGCAGGCCTGAGCGAGTCCGGCGCTGTCCGTGCCATGACACAAGGTTTCGCCAAGGCCGCCCACCTGAAGGTCAGAGAGTCAGACACCGTGCCCCTCGTAAGGTACGACAGCCTCGGCTTGGTGAGCTTCTACGTGATCTTCGGCGTCACGCTGTCGTCATTCATCCTCGCGCAGGCGCTGAGCGGCAACGCCGCGCGCGTGCGCCTCCGGCACCGGCTCCTGATCATGGTCGGATTCGCGGTGCTGATCGGTATCGCCGCCGCCGTGATCGCCGGACCGGTCTACGGTGCTGTCAAGGTTCCGTTCCCGGCCCTCGCGGGCGTCTTGGTACTGCTCTCGGCCGCCAGCGCGTTCGGCACGAAAGCGCTGGTGACGTGGCTCGGATCGGCCGGCGTCGGCATCGCGGTCCTGCTGCTCACGGTCGCCGGCAACGCGACGAGCGGCGCATCGATCGGATTCAACCTGCTGCCGAAGTGGGCGCAGCTCCTTTCCGACGTCCTCCCGCAGGGTGCTGCCGTCCGTGCGCTGCAATCGGCGGGGTACTTCGACGGAAGCGCGGTCTGGCAGTCCGTCGCCGTACTAGCCTGCTGGGCAGTAATCGGGTTCGGCCTCGTCGTCGCCCACGGCGAGCGAACGGCTCGAAATCGTCGTCGTAGCGATCGGTCCGGGCATCCGGCGCACCTCGCCGCCATCGCCCGACGGACCGCGGCGCCTGCATGGGTGCGCTAA
- a CDS encoding S9 family peptidase, which translates to MPRIFQRGSQSAVLALATMVAATCLHLPVLTDNGSYQRDADPTATSISELGPEAVQTSSVAPTQVQGFGGGTIYYPTDTQGATVGAVVVTPGYSNKQDAISWYGPYLASHGFIVFTIDTSDPFDLSDARTKEILAAAEYLKQDPSIQGRLDPTRIALAGFSLGGGGTLGAVAENHDFKAAIGLAPYYLDAAGTRTAPVSTITTPTLIVSGTADATSVPANQGKPFYNGLPATTPREYVEIAGATHETPKSYNSDIISSMVAFLKRYVDDDSRYTQFICPAPTRPTLTDSMSSC; encoded by the coding sequence ATGCCTCGAATCTTCCAGCGCGGTTCCCAATCGGCCGTACTCGCACTCGCGACGATGGTCGCAGCCACCTGCCTGCACCTTCCGGTTTTGACAGACAACGGCTCGTATCAGCGGGATGCTGATCCGACGGCGACCTCCATCTCCGAACTCGGTCCCGAAGCGGTGCAGACGAGCAGTGTCGCACCCACCCAGGTGCAGGGTTTCGGAGGGGGAACGATCTACTACCCGACCGACACCCAGGGCGCGACGGTCGGTGCCGTTGTTGTGACGCCGGGCTATTCGAACAAGCAAGACGCAATCAGCTGGTACGGCCCCTATCTGGCTTCGCATGGCTTCATCGTCTTCACTATCGACACATCTGATCCCTTCGATCTCTCCGACGCACGAACCAAAGAGATTCTGGCGGCGGCCGAGTATCTCAAGCAGGACCCATCCATCCAGGGTCGTCTCGATCCCACTCGTATCGCTCTGGCCGGGTTCTCGCTTGGCGGAGGAGGGACCTTGGGAGCAGTCGCTGAGAACCACGACTTCAAGGCTGCAATCGGCCTGGCCCCCTACTACCTGGATGCGGCGGGCACCAGAACGGCACCCGTGTCGACGATCACGACACCCACGCTGATCGTCTCGGGCACCGCTGATGCGACATCCGTGCCGGCGAATCAGGGCAAACCGTTCTACAACGGGCTGCCCGCCACGACCCCTCGTGAATACGTAGAGATCGCCGGCGCCACGCACGAGACGCCCAAGTCCTACAACTCCGACATCATCTCTTCGATGGTGGCGTTCCTGAAGAGATACGTCGACGACGATTCTCGATACACGCAGTTCATCTGCCCTGCACCCACCCGTCCGACACTCACAGACTCCATGAGCTCCTGCTGA
- a CDS encoding helix-turn-helix transcriptional regulator: MPVAAATLSHTAALARLGHALADPTRAGILLALRESPALPSQLADALGVSRQVMSNQLACLRGCGLVESTPDGRRSWYRLSDTQLTAALDELLRVTLVVEPDCCDGEGCTCA; encoded by the coding sequence ATGCCCGTCGCCGCCGCAACTCTCAGCCACACGGCCGCACTCGCGCGGCTGGGTCACGCCCTCGCCGATCCGACCAGGGCCGGCATCCTGCTGGCCCTGCGTGAATCGCCGGCCTTGCCCTCGCAGCTGGCCGACGCACTCGGGGTCTCGCGGCAGGTCATGTCGAACCAGCTCGCGTGCCTGAGGGGCTGCGGGCTGGTCGAGTCGACGCCCGATGGGCGCCGCTCCTGGTATCGACTCAGCGACACCCAGCTCACGGCGGCGCTCGACGAGCTGCTGCGAGTGACGCTCGTGGTCGAGCCCGATTGCTGCGACGGCGAGGGGTGCACCTGCGCATGA
- a CDS encoding BCCT family transporter, which yields MRTWVFWPAAVIVLAFVAFTLIAPKSAEALFAGLQSGIVSNFSWYYVLIVAFFVAFSIFVGFSRFGDIKLGKDKDEPEFSTGSWFALLFAAGMGIGLVFYGVAEPLSHFESPRPGVTGSEDQLAQQAITQTFLHWGLHAWAIYVVLGLALAYAIHRRGRPVSIRWALEPLLGDRVKGGWGNLIDVIALIGTLFGVATSLGLGVIQIGAGLEKAGIADSSIVSQIAIIAVITAVTIVSLVTGVTKGMKILSNFNLILAAALLLFVLIVGPTQFLLRDFVQSIGAYLQNVVGLSFNVTAQQGAAGEAWQGSWTTFYWGWWMSWAPFVGIFIARISKGRTVRQFVFGVLLVPTALTFLWFAVLGGAAIHQQTDGGGGLVGADGSVDVEGSLFALLGGLPAGTVLTFGAILLIGVFFVTSSDSGSLVMAMIASGGNIEPKNWLRVFFALVAAVLAVALLLTGGLDALKTAAITTALPFSIVLLLTCWSTIIAFSRERRAYDRAERDVLLEHVGDYYGLEVERAGERGRGGLGRRWGAVKSRLAGAGAGAGAGAGAGASPSIANEATGSPEGNLSDPSERASGQARAEDREH from the coding sequence TTGCGCACATGGGTCTTCTGGCCCGCCGCGGTGATCGTGCTCGCCTTCGTCGCATTCACTCTTATTGCACCGAAAAGTGCGGAGGCGCTCTTCGCCGGTCTGCAGAGCGGCATCGTCAGCAACTTCAGCTGGTACTACGTGCTGATCGTGGCCTTCTTCGTGGCCTTCTCGATCTTCGTGGGCTTCAGCCGCTTCGGTGACATCAAGCTCGGCAAAGACAAAGACGAGCCGGAATTCAGCACCGGTTCGTGGTTCGCGCTGCTGTTCGCCGCGGGCATGGGTATCGGGCTCGTCTTCTACGGGGTGGCCGAGCCGCTCAGCCACTTCGAATCCCCTCGGCCCGGCGTCACGGGATCCGAAGACCAACTCGCGCAGCAGGCGATCACGCAGACTTTCCTGCACTGGGGCCTGCACGCGTGGGCGATCTACGTCGTGCTGGGCCTCGCGCTGGCGTACGCCATCCACCGTCGAGGCCGCCCAGTCTCGATCCGATGGGCCCTCGAGCCCCTCCTGGGTGACCGCGTCAAGGGTGGCTGGGGCAACCTCATCGACGTGATCGCGCTCATCGGCACCCTCTTCGGTGTCGCCACCTCACTCGGCCTCGGCGTGATCCAGATCGGTGCCGGTCTCGAGAAGGCGGGTATCGCCGACAGCAGCATCGTGAGCCAGATCGCCATCATCGCGGTCATCACGGCCGTCACCATCGTGTCGCTCGTCACCGGTGTGACCAAGGGCATGAAGATCCTGTCGAACTTCAACCTGATCCTCGCCGCGGCGCTGTTGCTGTTCGTGCTGATCGTGGGCCCGACGCAGTTTCTTCTTCGCGACTTCGTGCAGTCGATCGGTGCCTACCTGCAGAACGTGGTGGGCCTCTCGTTCAATGTGACGGCCCAGCAGGGCGCGGCCGGCGAGGCTTGGCAGGGTTCGTGGACGACGTTCTACTGGGGCTGGTGGATGTCATGGGCCCCGTTTGTCGGGATCTTCATCGCCCGCATCTCCAAGGGGCGCACGGTGCGCCAGTTCGTCTTCGGCGTGCTCCTCGTTCCGACAGCCCTCACCTTCCTGTGGTTCGCCGTGCTCGGCGGCGCCGCCATCCACCAGCAGACCGATGGCGGGGGCGGCCTGGTCGGAGCCGACGGCTCGGTCGACGTCGAGGGATCGCTCTTCGCCCTGCTCGGAGGCTTGCCGGCAGGAACGGTGCTCACCTTCGGGGCGATCCTGTTGATCGGTGTCTTCTTCGTCACCTCGTCTGACTCGGGATCGCTCGTGATGGCGATGATCGCGTCGGGTGGCAACATCGAGCCCAAGAATTGGCTGCGGGTCTTCTTCGCCCTTGTCGCAGCCGTCCTGGCTGTCGCACTTCTTCTGACCGGCGGGCTCGATGCCCTGAAGACGGCGGCCATCACCACGGCCCTGCCGTTCAGTATCGTGCTGCTGTTGACGTGTTGGTCGACGATCATCGCCTTCAGTAGGGAGCGTCGCGCCTACGACCGCGCCGAACGCGACGTGCTGCTCGAACACGTCGGCGACTATTACGGCCTCGAGGTCGAGCGCGCTGGCGAACGCGGCCGCGGCGGCCTCGGCCGGCGGTGGGGTGCCGTGAAGAGTCGACTAGCCGGAGCCGGAGCCGGAGCCGGAGCCGGAGCCGGAGCCGGAGCCTCGCCGTCGATCGCGAACGAGGCGACCGGCAGCCCCGAGGGCAACCTGAGCGACCCGTCGGAGCGGGCATCCGGCCAGGCGCGTGCGGAGGACCGGGAGCACTGA
- a CDS encoding helix-turn-helix domain-containing protein translates to MPNQSDSTENGLKNKPKDALSAGLDAVSDRWSLHIVRVLALGAHRYTEMVRLLGTPRDVLAGRLRRLTEEGIVQPVPDGDGGRSRGYELTEKGRDLAQVILVLKRWGDRYGAPELTRRTIMHVTCGHPFVADVRCQECGRGVDVGDIKSLDVP, encoded by the coding sequence ATGCCAAACCAAAGTGATAGTACCGAAAACGGTTTGAAAAACAAACCCAAGGATGCGCTGAGTGCCGGGCTGGACGCGGTCAGTGACCGTTGGTCGCTGCACATCGTCAGGGTGCTGGCCCTCGGGGCGCACCGGTACACGGAGATGGTGCGCCTGCTCGGAACGCCTCGGGATGTTCTGGCGGGTCGACTTCGGCGGCTGACAGAGGAAGGCATCGTGCAGCCTGTCCCTGACGGCGACGGGGGGCGTTCACGTGGCTACGAGCTGACCGAGAAGGGGCGCGACCTGGCCCAGGTGATCCTCGTACTCAAACGGTGGGGAGATCGCTACGGCGCACCAGAGCTGACCCGCCGGACGATCATGCATGTGACGTGTGGCCACCCCTTCGTCGCTGACGTGCGCTGCCAGGAGTGCGGGCGCGGCGTCGACGTGGGGGACATCAAATCGCTCGACGTGCCATGA